A window of the Cicer arietinum cultivar CDC Frontier isolate Library 1 chromosome 6, Cicar.CDCFrontier_v2.0, whole genome shotgun sequence genome harbors these coding sequences:
- the LOC101490411 gene encoding uncharacterized protein isoform X1, translated as MPDLESNSKTQSRKRKQKIDDESQKPSKLHRLEKSQDPGNFSTPWNNLQLILCIQDKHLDLQSKVNQAFSFVHSRVDDGVDNDQHCETIKLPRLLCYLNEWILTVLFPPNGKENWGDGKTPKLDGIEAYMDLRCWEIFKFCLQESLKIHVSLNMSRNILQTVQFIVRNSLFLLEDLSTCSGEDFKSDEKFKRYDTALDCVSLVFSSHGGLSNENLDLWVETTGAAVELVLKIHGKNLDGSCVGSFALRSLWLVLQPFSMFLRVHPARKGFQNFVDKLLEPLLQLSGELQLRVNGRDPIWTGRLMKVVEEVLTHGLFHPVHIDEFLSLNGSEKYVASCDDKPKDSKASIKSYHRHLFDVLNKIISRKNAIAMGSLGLLFRLYADSARKFKGTSVLYEGNNTMEKINDLRQPVSGETSSSNNISVDTQKSLFNFLVLIMEPLLLEINTCLQAKIDAELLFSDLFGILKSIGNLLASFLQEKVYVKTEDTSGGACLNFLKKIFSSLIASSTSVLCLSNYDTNNMKGAETFILAANEILVAMGYLLEIEYEVIGEDLVNLWFILLSYSAINCNLSNAFDRCSLSSTIPDLGCQIINLYSQLRQVQIAILTLCKALRLLTCDAEESSSKFLTFISNDVYSESVERMLSSHKFIHTIYKAMESIPEGQVSGFIKQITDDISETLRWMKDCSPLVDKNKLRMINLQAELLGRGLSRLYSLVLDSATITEGNSNLLGVAVKELMSLLRPYLSILVIQQTDTICKFFSSVIGETVDQVVGKGKVLKKFGRSSQWVFVFFFQLFASSRSLLRQAISLMPPSLSKKVSAEMGDYSAYSAFELMEKTDETDISFFSWIVQPSASLLVVMQLISDFYLKYGFDDSSPLVYIFQSMALQRLVDLNRHIILLNYLQKKHYKSRIKALKEEATGLTSFIMENLSCVYQSPIFVSDDVKCEDLVSLAPQINKWNQGIYVANKNSLPIAIWSNLCKNIDIWGNHGSKKQLKKFFSHLLRTSLHCASSSLHDLDMQDECKLLKRVTLPHISLDLLSDSILYEQKFVHRNLATIFCSALEKSVLPLFSNIACTAVELQSAPNWIECLSALDNSALVKNKEVPVEKLAAHSSDKLNADISSRENASPLTIKSFTDCHHLLNLLSLMVDVNAGSSSHIVTSIFNLERLLVNALVYFQSTVYQDYYCEYLRLFVSCRKALRYILVGLCEKTDTIQSSPNSVISESSFPVLWLSKSLYVTVGIRDIFSAENVLSKSLMFSLMDHTSYALLGIGKRQIIHAFSIDKEAEMPCEEISDHKISHGENDLLSSSPYVDSSKLEALKCLTFMAENLKELMQNVLVSQKDNPCCVNVGHCLTLENINRLSAAVSCFSGVLWGLTSALGQTDAKDSSHIEKVLTWKREHGSELNSCIFSFVEVVDFFINKILCENNQLSESLHDTQSFENPVFNLSLSGTEYLSPECAVSKANASAGTQIESKAEAICSTSSAIDDVSRRDSDVERMLNSESVNFVASVLARDDSPESLGLNKPLLQSLVKGDNPEVAFLLRQLLIASSSLLRLNLQKDDSPLPSSFVPTFIKISQILLLEFTEMVGVPQQPAFLLLDGALSYLRELASYFRFIDPTSSSKVYTKLVQIHMRAIGKSILLQGKRATLTLHERQSSTKTLHKGSFEACSSNEMYDFCLDELKTRLRVSFKAYLERQSELHLLSTIQAIERALVGVQEGCTAIYDIKTSKDGGEISSLVAAGIDCFDMIIDFVSGRKSLKLIKRHCQSLVSSVFSIIAHLQSPRIFYVNLRCRTVDGTPDPGSAILMCVEVLATISRKLGLFSMDVWHVGHMLHIPAALFQNFHQHRISKASRSSYTLMISEEQISHPAEGVNLCHVDHQFTINLFVACCQLLCTIIRHRPSECKQCVAHLEASVTVLLNCLETVLENNSMVSEGCFSWEVEEGVKCACFLRRIYEEIKQQKDIFGRQCCLFLSNYISVYSGYGPSRSGIRREIDEALRPGVYALIDACSVDDLQYLHTVFGEGPCRNTLATLQHDYKLNFKYEGKV; from the exons ATGCCCGATTTGGAATCAAATTCCAAGACGCAAAGCCGTAAGCGAAAGCAGAAAATCGATGATGAATCCCAAAAACCTTCTAAACTGCATCGTTTGGAGAAGTCTCAGGACCCTGGGAATTTTTCCACTCCTTGGAACAATCTTCAATTGATACTCTGCATCCAAGACAAACACCTTGATCTTCAAAG TAAGGTCAATCAAGCATTCAGTTTTGTTCATTCAAGGGTGGATGATGGTGTTGACAATGATCAGCATTGTGAAACTATAAAACTACCAAGACTACTATGTTACCTTAATGAGTGGATCCTGACAGTGTTGTTCCCTCCAAATGGGAAGGAAAACTGGGGCGATGGGAAAACACCCAAGCTTGATGGAATTGAGGCATATATGGATCTTCGTTGTTGGGAGATTTTCAAGTTTTGCTTGCAGGAGTCTTTGAAGATTCATGTCTCTCTGAATATGTCGCGAAACATTCTACAGACTGTTCAATTTATTGTCAGAAATAGTCTGTTCCTGCTAGAGGACTTATCTACATGTTCAGGAGAAGATTTTAAATCTGATGAAAAGTTTAAACGGTATGATACTGCTCTTGATTGTGTTTCGTTGGTGTTCTCATCCCATGGTGGTTTGTCAAATGAAAATTTGGACTTATGGGTTGAAACGACTGGAGCAGCGGTTGAGCTCGTCCTAAAAATACATGGCAAGAACCTTGACGGAAGCTGTGTGGGTTCTTTTGCATTACGCTCTTTGTGGTTGGTGCTTCAGCCTTTCTCCATGTTTTTGAGGGTCCATCCAGCTAGGAAaggatttcaaaattttgtggATAAACTTCTCGAGCCATTGTTGCAATTGTCAGGCGAGTTGCAACTTCGGGTTAATGGAAGAGATCCCATTTGGACAGGGAGATTGATGAAGGTGGTGGAAGAAGTTCTTACTCATGGACTTTTTCACCCAGTTCATATTGATGAATTTTTAAGCTTAAACGGTTCAGAAAAGTATGTCGCTTCATGTGATGATAAACCTAAAGATTCAAAAGCCTCTATTAAGAGTTATCATAGACATTTGTTTGATGTGCTGAACAAAATTATATCCAGAAAGAATGCTATAGCAATGGGTAGCTTAGGTTTGTTATTTCGCTTGTATGCTGATTCTGCAAGAAAGTTCAAGGGAACTTCAGTTTTGTATGAAGGGAACAATACAATGgagaaaataaatgatttaaggCAACCTGTGTCAGGAGAAACTTCTAGCTCTAATAATATTTCTGTAGATACTCAAAAAtccctttttaattttttggtaCTGATTATGGAGCCTCTTTTGCTTGAGATTAATACCTGTCTCCAAGCTAAAATAGATGCCGAACTGCTTTTTTCTGATCTTTTTGGTATACTGAAGTCTATTGGTAATTTGCTTGCTAGTTTTCTGCAAGAGAAAGTATATGTAAAAACAGAGGACACATCTGGAGGAGCTTGTCTTAATTTCTTGAAGAAAATATTCAGTTCATTGATAGCTAGTTCCACTAGTGTACTCTGCTTGTCCAACTATGATACAAATAACATGAAGGGGGCGGAAACATTTATTTTAGCAGCTAACGAGATATTAGTTGCAATGGGTTATCTTTTGGAAATTGAATATGAGGTTATTGGAGAAGATTTGGTGAATTTATGgtttattttgttatcataCTCTGCCATCAATTGCAATTTGTCAAATGCTTTTGATCGATGCTCATTATCTTCCACCATTCCTGACTTGGGGTGCCAAATAATTAATCTCTACAGTCAACTTCGCCAG GTACAAATTGCCATCTTAACATTGTGCAAAGCACTTAGGCTTTTGACTTGTGATGCTGAAGAAAGTTCTTCTAAGTTCTTGACATTTATATCTAATGATGTTTATTCCGAATCAGTTGAAAGGATGTTATCTTCACATAAGTTCATCCACACCATTTATAAAGCCATGGAATCTATTCCAGAAGGGCAAGTGAGTGGTTTTATTAAACAGATAACAGATGATATATCTGAAACTCTTAGGTGGATGAAAGACTGCTCTCCATTGGttgataaaaacaaattacGGATGATTAATCTGCAGGCAGAGCTCCTGGGTAGAGGGCTCTCTAGACTGTATTCTTTAGTGCTTGATTCAGCCACTATAACTGAAGGCAATAGCAATCTTCTTGGAGTTGCTGTTAAAGAACTTATGTCATTGTTGCGTCCCTACTTGAGTATTCTAGTTATACAACAAACAGATACTATTTGCAAGTTTTTTTCATCTGTAATAGGAGAAACTGTTGATCAGGTTGTTGGAAAGGGAAAGGTTTTGAAGAAATTTGGTAGGTCCAGTCAATGGGTCTTTGTGTTCTTTTTTCAGTTGTTTGCATCCAGCCGAAGCTTGCTTAGGCAAGCAATCAGCCTTATGCCTCCCAGTTTATCAAAAAAAGTGTCTGCCGAGATGGGGGATTACTCAGCATATTCTGCCTTTGAGTTGATGGAGAAGACTGATGAGACTGACATCAGTTTCTTTTCATGGATTGTCCAACCTTCTGCTTCCCTTCTTGTTGTTATGCAATTAATTTCAGACTTCTATCTAAAGTATGGCTTCGACGATTCTTCCCCTCTGGTTTATATATTTCAGTCTATGGCTCTTCAGAGGCTTGTTGACTTGAATAGGCACATtatattgttgaattatttGCAAAAGAAACATTATAAATCACGAATCAAGGCCTTGAAGGAAGAAGCTACTGGACTTACTAGTTTTATCATGGAAAACTTATCATGTGTGTATCAATCCCCGATCTTTGTTTCTGATGATGTAAAATGTGAAGATTTAGTTTCTTTGGCTCCTCAAATCAACAAATGGAATCAGGGAATTTATGTTGCTAACAAAAATTCATTGCCAATAGCCATTTGGTCAAATCTCTgcaaaaatattgatatttgggGAAACCATGGTTCCAAGAAACAGTTGAAAAAATTCTTCTCACATTTACTTCGTACTTCCCTTCACTGTGCATCAAGCAGTTTGCATGACCTAGACATGCAAGATGAGTGTAAGCTACTCAAGAGAGTCACCTTGCCGCATATATCATTAGACCTTCTAAGTGATTCAATTTTGTACGAACAAAAG TTTGTCCACAGGAATCTAGCCACAATCTTTTGCAGTGCTTTAGAGAAATCTGTATTACCATTGTTTAGTAATATTGCATGTACTGCTGTCGAGCTTCAGTCAGCACCTAACTGGATAGAGTGTTTAAGTGCCCTCGACAACTCAGCActtgtaaaaaataaagaggTTCCAGTTGAAAAGCTAGCCGCCCATTCATCTGACAAGCTTAATGCAGATATCAGCAGCAGAGAAAATGCCTCCCCTCTTACCATCAAAAGTTTCACAGATTGCCACCATTTGCTTAATCTCTTATCTTTGATGGTCGATGTAAATGCAGGATCATCTTCACATATTGTGACTAGTATTTTCAACCTTGAAAG GCTTCTTGTAAATGCCTTGGTGTATTTTCAGAGCACAGTGTACCAGGACTACTATTGTGAGTATTTGAGATTATTTGTCTCTTGCCGGAAGGCCTTAAGATATATATTAGTGGGATTATGTGAGAAGACAGACACCATCCAATCCTCACCAAATTCGGTTATTTCTGAAAGTTCATTTCCTGTTTTGTGGCTTTCAAAGTCTTTATATGTGACTGTTGGAATTCGCGATATTTTCTCAGCAGAAAATGTTCTATCTAAATCTTTGATGTTTTCTTTAATGGATCACACCTCGTATGCCTTGTTGGGCATTGGAAAACGTCAAATTATCCATGCTTTTTCCATTGATAAAGAAGCTGAGATGCCTTGCGAAGAAATCTCTGATCACAAAATTAGTCATGGAGAGAATGATTTGCTTTCATCTTCTCCATATGTAGATTCTTCCAAGCTTGAGGCATTGAAATGTTTAACCTTTATGGCTGAGAATTTGAAAGAGCTGATGCAAAACGTGCTTGTTTCTCAAAAGGATAACCCTTGCTGTGTCAATGTGGGACATTGTCTTACTTTGGAAAACATTAATAGACTGTCTGCTGCAGTTTCATGCTTTAGTGGGGTTTTGTGGGGCCTAACATCTGCCCTGGGCCAAACAGATGCTAAAGATAGCAGCCATATAGAAAAAGTGTTGACGTGGAAACGCGAACATGGCTCTGAACTAAATAGttgtatattttcttttgtggaAGTTGTTGattttttcataaacaaaattCTCTGTGAGAATAATCAACTCTCTGAAAGTTTACATGATACCCAGAGTTTTGAAAATCCAGTGTTCAACTTATCTTTGTCTGGTACAGAGTATTTGTCACCAGAATGTGCAGTTTCTAAGGCTAATGCCTCAGCTGGAACACAAATAGAATCTAAAGCGGAAGCTATTTGCTCCACTTCATCAGCAATTGATGATGTCTCCAGACGTGACAGTGATGTTGAAAGAATGTTAAATTCAGAAAGTGTAAACTTTGTTGCCAGTGTTTTGGCTAGGGATGATTCCCCTGAGTCACTGGGTCTGAATAAACCTTTGTTACAAAGCTTGGTAAAAGGTGATAATCCTGAAGTAGCTTTTTTGCTAAGACAACTGTTAATAGCTTCGTCGTCTCTTTTGAGGCTAAATTTGCAGAAGGATGATTCGCCATTGCCTTCAAGTTTTGTGCCTACTTTTATCAAAATCTCACAAATCTTGTTATTAGAATTTACAGAGATGGTTGGGGTCCCACAACAACCTGCTTTTCTTTTGTTAGATGGTGCTCTCAGCTATTTGAGAGAATTAGCAAGTTATTTTCGATTCATTGATCCTACCTCATCGAGTAAAGTTTATACAAAATTAGTACAGATTCATATGAGGGCAATAGGCAAGTCCATATTGTTGCAAGGAAAAAGGGCAACGCTAACCTTACACGAAAGACAGTCAAGTACGAAGACACTACATAAAGGATCATTTGAAGCTTGCTCTTCTAATGAAATGTATGATTTTTGCTTGGATGAATTGAAAACTAGGCTGCGGGTGTCTTTCAAAGCATATTTAGAGAGGCAATCAGAGTTGCATCTTTTGTCTACTATACAGGCCATTGAGAGAGCTCTAGTTGGAGTACAAGAAGGATGTACTGCAATCTATGACATAAAAACAAGTAAAGATGGGGGAGAAATTTCGTCACTTGTGGCAGCTGGCATTGATTGCTTTGACATGATTATTGACTTTGTTTCAG GTCGGAAAAGCTTGAAGCTGATCAAAAGACACTGTCAAAGCTTAGTATCTTCTGTTTTCAGCATTATTGCGCATTTACAGAGCCCACGTATATTTTATGTTAACTTGAGATGTAGAACAGTTGATGGTACTCCTGATCCTGGGTCAGCCATTCTCATGTGTGTTGAAGTGCTAGCTACAATCTCAAGGAAACTTGGTCTATTCTCAATGGATGTGTGGCATGTAGGTCACATGCTACATATCCCTGCAGCACTCTTTCAGAATTTTCATCAGCATAGAATTTCTAAAGCTTCTCGTTCATCATATACATTGATGATATCAGAAGAGCAAATATCTCATCCAGCAGAGGGAGTGAATTTATGTCATGTAGATCACCAGTTCACAATTAACCTATTTGTTGCATGTTGTCAACTATTGTGTACCATTATAAGGCATCGTCCAAG TGAGTGCAAGCAGTGTGTTGCTCATCTAGAAGCTTCTGTTACTGTTCTTCTTAATTGCTTGGAGACAGTTTTAGAGAACAACTCAATGGTGAGTGAAGGTTGCTTTTCATGGGAAGTAGAAGAGGGAGTGAAATGTGCTTGTTTTCTACGAAGAATTTATGAAGAG ATAAAACAGCAGAAAGATATATTTGGTCGTCAATGTTGTCTGTTTTTATCCAACTATATATCGGTTTATTCAGGATATGGTCCCAGCAGAAGTGGTATTAGAAG AGAAATAGATGAAGCTTTAAGACCAGGTGTCTATGCTTTGATAGATGCTTGCTCAGTTGATGATCTTCAATATCTTCATACTGTTTTTGGAG AGGGACCTTGCAGAAATACCTTGGCAACTCTTCAACATgattacaaactcaattttaaatatgaagGAAAAGTGTGA